The Apostichopus japonicus isolate 1M-3 chromosome 1, ASM3797524v1, whole genome shotgun sequence DNA segment CTTACAGTACCCTGTATCCCAATCCAGGAGTGAACCACAACCCCAATCGAATCTTTCAGGGTAACTGGTAGCTGTAAAATTTGCACCTGTGACTGCATCAAAGTCTGCATCGAGTTCCTTGTCTGTCTCACAGGTTACGTTAGGTGATACACGCATAGTCATGGTGTCCTCTCGGATGCTTATAGTGACCCTATCGTCGTCTTCTTGGAAGGTCGCACCTGTTAAGCGTAACTTATCGTTAGTCCTCGACGGTGACGGTAACCGGTTTCTTGCGTCCGTTACTTCTGCAAGAACGAGCAATCCAGGCTGCCCATTACTTTGGTAAGGGATAGCAACAAGCAAATTACGGTAGGTTGTTTGCAACTGGCTTCTTAGATCACATGGCAGATAGTCCAAATCCATGTCTTCAAAAGTTCCGTAATTTACATATACTTCACCGTAAAGGGACTCATCGTATTGAGCAGATTTTAATGATTGTGCAAGAGACAGATCGACATCTGtaagttaaaaagaaaatagtaaaataaaaatatcaaacatcGAGAACCAAATCGGTTTCGGGTGACAATAATTATCACCGTGACACTAtctcctcaaccccccccccccccaggaatcCCCCTTACACTGGGAGAAAACAATCAAAACAACGAAATtgagaacatatatatacagcgATAATTTCTTTGGCAACCAAACAAGGGCTGGGCAACTAGGCCTACATTAGTTTTATCGAGCTTAAGGCTAATTTATGTGTACACACAAATTCCATTGCCAACAAACTATCTTAATAATTCACCATATGAATTTCTGTTATTCAATGTTTTAATACATTATCGAAAGTTAGCTCACGTTTTCCACATTGCTGGTCGTCTTCAGTTCGTTTGTTAATCACTGCTTGAAGAGAATCACGTGGACCAAGAAATCGCCCGGAAGTTCCCTTTATACGAAACCGTCTGAGATTTGGTAACAATGTCGATGAGGTAGGCACAACTTCTACATACAACAGAGTTAATGCCAACATTCTTGTCAACATAACGAAGCTCCCTACCGACTTTCGAGTAATTGCCATCATTTACAAAACTAAGATTCAAAACAAAAAGTTTTGTCAGTCATTTAGCGTCGTAAAGCAGCCTTAACTATGCTACTCTGTTAAAGGGTTATATACGGCCGTCTAATTCCAGCTTACGAATCAACTTTGAAGTACGTTACTGAAAGACAAACAGTTTTCGCGTAACAGGAGCGCTTATACACTGATATGCAGGCCTACATGTATCAGTGTATAAGGAATTGTCTTTCTTCAATTGGCTATTGCTGCTCGATTGTCGTGAAATTTATCATGAATAATTATCTTTTAATATCATATCTTGTATGCCCGCATATACGTTTTATGCATTGAATTTCCGTTCGTAGTAGAGTTATTTGTCCAAAAACCTTGCTAACCTCAAGTAATTAGGTGTAGTTTTCAAATTAGAATGAGTTCAATGACTTGCGTTTTGCCAAGCAAACTCGATTAACAAAATCTATTAGGATTTATTATGCTTTTACAATTATTAAGTTGCGCTCGAGAAAGTATCATTGTAAAAAGATAAAACATAAGTAACTTAAATTATTCCTGTTCAGCTAATTAATACACCAGGAAATTAACCATCCACTGCATGTTGACAAGCATATACAATTACAAAGCTTAATACGAATACAAAAAGACGTAGGTCAGAGTAAAGCACAAATAAGTTTTGACAAATACCATGAAAGGCCATTTTTATTTAACTTTCAGACACATTCTATGCATGACATATCCAAAACGTTTAGCCAACAAGGTATTAATAAAGGTATCTAACATATATCCTAGGAGAAAGAATGAAAGTTTCAGTTGATGAATATtactttgtatttttcattcatCAATAGACTTAGCCATATATCATCAATCATGGTTGAAAATCTTAATCCGGGCTGTTCTCGCTCTGGCTCGACCAGTTTTAgtattaacttttattttttgcaGAGATGCCGATTTCGTCGACGATATAACCGAACTAATATTTATATCTTGGAGGAAAAGTAAGTcgaaataatttgtaaaatagTATATAATTGACAATTCCAAAGACTAAACAACCATACACACAGTTAGAACATGACACGAGCGATACATTACCTTGTCTAGTAAGAGTAAGACTTCTCCCGATAAGGCACCATTTAAATCAAAGCACAATAGCAGAGACCAGTCTATGCTATCCTTTAGTTTCAAGTTAATAACCTAGTACAaactttattttacttttttttctcattagTACGTTGACTTGTTTTAATAGAAATgcttattaattatatttaatttttcttcagTATCCTTCAGTTTCCATTGAAAGTGATCACTTGGTCTCTAATATTACATCTTTGAAAGAATTATATCGGTCGCATTTTTTCGGAAGTATAGTTAGATTTGGAAAGCGAAATTTCATTCACAGATTTCAAAGGAATTTAAGGTGATTGAGTAATATTAATTTTGCCAGTCGTATTTAATGGCGTCTTACGTAGGCCTATTGATAGTGCGCGTATAACATTGCAAAATGGAGTAGTAATTTATCTTCTATGACATACACTTCAGAATTGGCTTTACATTTAGTACAATGTTGGAATGAAAGGTGTACGCAAACTAATAAATTCAATAACAGGTGATTATGTCGTAACAAAGTCCGTTGCTGAGGAACCATTTATAGCAATGATTTAGGCGtaaaattaagtttgatattttgcagACCAATAAAAAAGCACTGCTATCAATCCATGGAGTATGcctatatcattttttttaaataagcaTCCTTTTAAGgatctgaggctcatcaattacAATGACTGGGCTACTTAGACTAACAGACAGATCATTGAGTCAGTTCCTCAGACGACACACAACACTCAAACCTGTCTTCTCAAGAATCTCAAGAAACAATACGCAGCGCGTGCATGCTTTTACACTATCATCGTGTACATAAACATTATCATCGCCGTGCCTGTATTGGATGCAGTGCCGTCGTGtagtattatattaatattatcattattgtgtACTATGCTGTGGACAAGGTTACATGGACTGACCTATTTAAATCAATTGTATTTCGATGTGTGCGTAGTTAAGTCATGGATATATCCATGGTTTAAACTACTGAACAACGGACGATTTTAATATGACTTTTTCAACTCAGTTCTAACCTAAAAATACAGTTATTAGGAAAATCTTCTtcttctattattatttttttttttcatttaacaaCGTAAAAAACCCaagaaagaaatcaataaaagaGATGGAAAAAGTCAGATATGTTGCAATCAGACTAGGTTGTCAAACAAGGGTATTTAATACCAACATCATGGTCTCGATCGATACTCTCACTTTCAAAACTTTCAGATGGGATCGTTGCCAACAATCTAGAAAAAGTATCATGAAAAACACCATTCATAGATATGATTTCCATCGTAGACGGACATCTAACGGAACTTCTTACGGTTTCGTGAATACAAACATCACCGTCAAATCGTTGAATTTGGCAAAGATTTTCGTTAATGACCTTACAGTACCCTGTATCCCAATCCAGGAGTGAACCACAACCCCAATCGAATCTTTCAGGGTAACTGGTAGCTGTAAAATTTGTACCTGTGACTTCATCAAAGTCTGCACCGAGTTTCTCGTCTGTTTCACATGTTACGTTAGGTGATACACGCATAGTCATGGTGTCCTCTCCGATGCTTATAGTGACCCTATCGTCGTCTTCTTGGAAGGTCGCACCTGTTAAACATAGCTTATCGTTAGTCCTCGACGGTGACGGCAACCGGTATCTTGCGTCCGTTACTTCTGCAAGAACGAGTAATCCAGACTGCCCGTTACTTTGGTAAGGTACAGCAACAAGCAAACTACGGTAGGTTGTTTGCAGCTGGCTCCTTAGATCACATTGCAGAAATTCCAAATCCATATCTTCAAAATTTACATAGTTTACCAAAACTTCTCCGTACAGGGACTCATCGTATTTGGCAGATTTTAATGATCGTGCAAGAGACAGATTGACATCtgtaagataaaaaaaaatagtaaaataaaaatatcaaacaggGGGCACCGTGAGCCAAATCGATTTCGGGTGACTTTAATTATCACCGTGACACCGTCTcctcatccctccccccccccaggaatCCCCTGCAAGGGGAAAACAATCAGAACAACGAAATTGAGAAAAGATCTATATATATCGGTAATTTTCGGGGCAACCAAGCAATTAGGGCTGGGCAACTACTTTGATTTGATCGAGCTTAAGGCTAATATTATGAAGTCACTCTTTCCATTCCTTTGTACACAAAAATTCTATTGCTAACGAAATTTCTTAATTATTCCCCATGTGAATTTCTGTTATTCAATGTTTGAATACATAATCGAAAAGTAATCTCACGTTTTCCACATTGCTGGTCGTCTTCAGTTCGTTTGTTAATCACTGCTTGAAGAGAATCACGTGGACCAAGAAATCGCCCGGTAGTTCCTTTTATACGAAACCGTCTGAGATTTGGTAACAATGTCGATGAGGTAGGCACAACTTCTACATACAACAGAATTAAtgccaacatttttgtcaaaCTAACGAAGCTCCCTACCGACTTTCGAGTAATTGCCATCATtttcaattcaaaattttcttaaatgtttAGACAGTCATTGAGCTTCCCGAAGCAGCCTTAACTATGCTATTCTGTTTTAGGGCTACATATGGCCGTCTTATTCCAGCTAACGAATCAACATTGAGTCCTTACAGATAAACAGTTTCGCGTAACTAGAAAGTTATAATTTTGCAATAAAGAAACAACCGTGTAGCGTTTCTTAGACTAATATGCAGGCCTACATGTATCAGTGTCTAAAGATTTGTCTTTCTTCAAATGACTATAACTGCCTGAATAATTAACTAATAATATCATATCTATAACGCCCGCATACGTTTTATGCATTGAATTTTCGTTCGTAGTAGAAGTATTTGTCCAAAAACCTTGCTACCTCAAGTTTAAAACTCAAAAACTATAATGATTTCGATGACTTCCGTTTAGCCAGCAAACTCGATTAACAAAATCTTTCGGGAATTATTTAACAATAAATCAAGCGAAGTAggttttttattacattttggATGTTGAAGGTATAGCGTTTTGGTAAACCCTGTGTAAATAAAGCTAATTGACTTACTAATAAAAATCCATGCATGACATACGCCGCAAAGTAACCCAGCAAAgttaatacaaatattttacatatattccAGGAGAAGGAATGAATTTGTATCGTTTTCCTCTTCTCAGTTAGATGTAaccatatcatcatcatcatcaatcatGGTTGAAAATTTTCTCGATCTTGCTCGACGAGTCTTGGTCTTAAGTTTGCTATCTGTAGCGATTATGCCAATTTCGTCAACGGTGCTGCCGAATCTCCGACGGTATCGTACCACATCGACCAACGGACGGCTTCTTGTTCCACGCGATGCTCTGCAAACCGCGATTAGTGATCGCATAGACAGCGACTTCGAATGTGGAAATGGTGAGTTTTATTGCTGATTTCGTTTGCAGTTACTATATTGGGACCACAGATGTTggacaggtatatatatatatatatatatatatatatatatatatatatatatatatatatatatatatatatatatttaaacctgtaCACCTTCGCCCTACCGAGCACAGTAATCTTAGACGGTACATGGTCGTTAGGAgcatattcataattaattacTCTGTGCTGGGAGGGATTCCTAAAATGCAAGAATAATTTGTTTGCACGAGCAAGTCGATGAACGTTATTAGGCCTAGTCGTATATCGCATGCAAAATGTGACGCCCCATTTATCATTTCTGGTTTTTTGGTCCAATGTATTACAACCTGCAACAGAAAAGCACAACCAGATGAAGTCCCCGGATGGATCCCGCTCCTTAATCTGAAGCATACCAACACTTTAAATTAGACCTATAATTGGATCTGAATACAATATTGTGCTAAAAAATACTTTGAAAGGTTGAAAGATGAGATTGAAGTGGATGTGTAAAGGTGGGGGTGGGAAGGGAAGGTATACCTCTCACACTCCCCTGGATCCTCACCTGCTAATTACATTTGATATCTCTTCTCCTAATTTTATGGCTGTATAAAACAGACGTCAGCCTGTCACTTCCAGAGTCCCTACCATCGGCAGATTACGACCAATCTCATTACGGGGAAATATTCGTCGCCTATGGAACTTTCGAAGAACTGGATTTGGACTACCTACCGTGTGATTTGAAAGACCGGTTAGAAACGAGCTACCAAAGTTTGTATTTTGCCATCCCTTACCTGAGCAATGGACATTCGGGATTACTCATACTTGCGGAGATGTCAGATACAAAGAACCGTTTAACGCCACCGTTAGTGACGAACGATAAGTATCGTTTTATCGTAGATACCATCGACGAAGACGGAGAGAGTGTAACGTTACGTGTAGGTGAGGACAGCTTGACGCTAGAGGTATCCAAGAACGTTTCTTGTCAAACAGACGAGAACGTTGGAGACGATTTCGATCAAGTTATCGGGGAAAGTCTGGACAATACCTGCTATCCAGAAAGATTTGATTGGGGATGTGGTTCAATCCTGGGTTGGGATATAGGTTATTGTAAGGCCATAAAAGAAAATCTGTGTGAGATTCAGCGATATAATGGTGACGTCTGCATGCATGCTACTACCAGTCGTTCCGTCAGGTGTCCATCTACGTTGATAGTCACATCTATGAATGGTGTTTTTCGTGAAATTCTTCCTGGATTATTTGATACACTCCCATCGGAAAGTCTTGAGGCAGAATGGGTTGATCGATACCACGGTGCTGGTATTAAGTACCCTTGTCTGTCACAAGAGAAATGATGGAGACCCAAATGGGGAGTTTTATATTCGACCTAATGAAACAAGTTAACCTAAAGTCATTCAATatgtattgcaaaaaaaaaagggtaaacaGCTTAATATGTTTTTGTTGCCTATAACCAAATAATATCACTTCTTAAAAGAGAGCTTAATTAATTCATGTATTTACATTACGAAATTACGATCTCACACTCTGGTAAGGCCTCGGTGTATGCCGAGAGGAATGGGAGGTGGTGAGATGATGGGAACATGGGTAACGTTGAATTCTAGGGTACTATATTGGTCATGTAGTTAAGACAGTTTTCATTATTTAGAACGAACCACATTGTTGTGGTGGTGGCCTCGAGAAAGAGATGGTGTTTGGTAGAAGAAATGATCTCCAGAGTACAGACTGATGGGGAAAGTATTTACTTGAGTTTCTGGTGgcattatataatatattagtCTATATCAGTCCGCCCGAATGTTCTACTCCAGGAAAAGTGACAGAAAGGAGTAGGAGAATATCGTTTTGGTTATGtggaagagcatgaatggaagtacatgtggttcAAAAATTGGGTTTAATTGAGGCAGTTTTATACCCCTTTAGGCCACCCGGGAGCAgagtacgaaaattgtttactactgagtgaagaggtttgtttacaagtgacgtaAACGTCACGCTATGATAGCAAAAactctacatggtcatgatacaaaAATTTCGGTAAGGCCATATTTGGCCAACTTAtaagctatccagtgatgggtagcgtttagctagtgagaactttcTATCTAGACTTcaagaccacattacttttgtgattaaGTGTGTAAGTCAAAGTAAGTTTAATGGGAGTATGCTGCCTTCTTTGCTGAGACGCACAGACTGTTTTACATGTCAGTGTCACAAACACGAAGGCTGTAATATGGAATACACAGATATTTGTAGTTCTTATTTTCATTCGATTTCTCCATTTTGTAATTGTTCCCTCTTGAAATGTTACGTATAGCGCAATATAGTGAAACCTTGTTGCactgtttgttttgtataatGGAGTAACAAGCCTACCATAAGAAATAGTACTCAAAATAAGATGGCTATTGGTTAACCGAGGACTATTCCTCCGATTCGTCAACATAGGTAAAGGTTGTGTACAGGTGATCTATAGTGAGGGGGCTTCCCTTTGCAAGAAGGGCCACcgaaattaataaataattgaacATATTAACCAGACTCGCTATTATCCCTTCAAGCAGGCGGTAACAAGTTCCCCTTACACTTTACCATTTTTTAACCGGTAAAAAGGCAGATCTGTTTGTAAAATTTCCGATATATTGCGTTCAGAAATACACCACCTTTTAATATTAGAGATAGAAAAGAACTTCGTTCATTAAAGAATCTTGTTCTAGTCGCTAAGCATGAGAAGCAGAGCCTTTTAATTAGAGTTTCCTCACGGTAATAAAACGTTCAATAAGGGTTGAAAgccaatttaatttaattaccaAGCTTTGGCTTTACAACATCCCATGACATGACATGCCCGAAGTGGTTTTCCAACGTGAATTTGGAAATAAGAATACAAACTGTTAGTTTACGAATCCTACTTGGcatctttctttcattacaaGAATTAACTAATAAAGCATCATAATGGTCGACACTTGTAAATCCTATTTATCGTTTACCATCTGGAACGAAGTATCTTGGTCTAAGTTTGCTGTCAGTATGGAGAAGGGGTAATGGCGATTCCGTCACCAGTATTTCCGAAACTTCGACGATATCGTTTCTCATCGACTATTGGAAGGTTTAATCCTCCACATGAAATACTGCAAACCTTTATCTATGGTTAATATGAAGATTCCTGAACAAGCAACTCCCTTTTTAGCTTCTAAAAGTTGCTCATGCGTCGGACAGGAAAGGAAGAAAACTTATTTTCCTTATAGCTTTTGTTGTTCATATATGTGTATCCCCATCCAACGTTGATATTATACTTCAACACTTCCCCAGTGAATATATTTGAATGATCGATAGAGCGGTTCGCTATTCAAATTAAACAATTGTAAGAAAAGATACATAGGAATCTCAACACACGTTATATTCCATGTAATTGATGGATTAATAGAACAGACTATACAGTACAACAGACTTTTAATTTGAACGATATTAAACAGAATACAGTTTGTTGTTTCGAAGGCTTTTGGGTGGGGTGGGAATGATGCCTTCCAGTTAAATATAGTTAATCTACAGTTTGTAAACTGAGCAGCCCGGAACAACGGGTTAGCAGTCCACAGCTCTACCCatttcacatatacatattgggcGACTTCATAACTGTGCGAGGGTCATAAGGTCGGTCCACGCGCCACAGTGGAgtacacaggatttcaaaggtagGGGCTTCAACATTTTCCCACGACTGATTACGGTAGGAGCTGAACATTAAGTTGTGGAGGTACCAGAGGGGGATGAAGGAACTCGTGAAGGATTGGGGCTGCACTGGGGTCAGTTAAGCCGACTCTTAGTGTAGGGTGTCTGGAGGACTTCGCCCagaaaaaatcttcaaatggtGCATGTAGATTATAATTTAGGTCTATATAAGTAGCTCTAAACGCAGGCTTTGcgctaataaataataataaacccCAAAATCCCCCGCCCCCCGACTGATTAAGTTAGTCATCTGAATTCTTAACCAGATGCAAGTGAACTTTTG contains these protein-coding regions:
- the LOC139975279 gene encoding uncharacterized protein, which translates into the protein MDLEFLQCDLRSQLQTTYRSLLVAVPYQSNGQSGLLVLAEVTDARYRLPSPSRTNDKLCLTGATFQEDDDRVTISIGEDTMTMRVSPNVTCETDEKLGADFDEVTEVVPTSSTLLPNLRRFRIKGTSGRFLGPRDSLQAVINKRTEDDQQCGKHVDLSLAQSLKSAQYDESLYGEVYVNYGTFEDMDLDYLPCDLRSQLQTTYRNLLVAIPYQSNGQPGLLVLAEVTDARNRLPSPSRTNDKLRLTGATFQEDDDRVTISIREDTMTMRVSPNVTCETDKELDADFDAVTGANFTATSYPERFDWGCGSLLDWDTGYCKIIQENLCQIQRFDGDVCIHKTVRSSVRCPSKMEIISMNGVFHDTFSRLFATIPSESFETESIDRDHDVGIKYPCLTT
- the LOC139976520 gene encoding uncharacterized protein; this translates as MVENFLDLARRVLVLSLLSVAIMPISSTVLPNLRRYRTTSTNGRLLVPRDALQTAISDRIDSDFECGNDVSLSLPESLPSADYDQSHYGEIFVAYGTFEELDLDYLPCDLKDRLETSYQSLYFAIPYLSNGHSGLLILAEMSDTKNRLTPPLVTNDKYRFIVDTIDEDGESVTLRVGEDSLTLEVSKNVSCQTDENVGDDFDQVIGESLDNTCYPERFDWGCGSILGWDIGYCKAIKENLCEIQRYNGDVCMHATTSRSVRCPSTLIVTSMNGVFREILPGLFDTLPSESLEAEWVDRYHGAGIKYPCLSQEK